A window of the Hordeum vulgare subsp. vulgare chromosome 5H, MorexV3_pseudomolecules_assembly, whole genome shotgun sequence genome harbors these coding sequences:
- the LOC123452444 gene encoding kinesin-like protein KIN-8B isoform X2 has translation MPTIRAPASRQTATLQVAVKCRPLTDNESRRSRHIIQVIDDKNVAVLDPDVSKGYLDLIQNRTKEKRYSFDHVYAPGCSNTDVYKNISPTVLGVVQGLNVTVFAYGSTGSGKTYTMVGSRNDPGLMVLSFRTIFDQIKKDDSSDTFEVSCSYLEVYNEVIYDLLEKSSGHLELREDPEHGIIVAGLRRIKVHSADKILELLNIGNSRRKTESTEANATSSRSHAVLEITVRRKQKGKYGSQVLRGKLALVDLAGSERATETNNFGQKLRDGANINKSLLALANCINALGKQNKKGLAYVPYRNSKLTRILKDGLSGNSRTVMIATISPADDQYHHTTNTLKYADRAKEIKTHVHKNIGTIDNHVEDYQRMIENLQGEVSQLKKELADKEHQLSVKPTEKAADNELSWLNVLSQETGENVQERINLQKALFELEETNKRNRMELQHLDGAIARPQVNEKDYALFQALTSRRQVILDNIRDNDEAGAGYRKDIELNESRRRQLQDMIEEATSNNGNRTYLQILSQYRLLGMNNAELQIEMAMRDQVIHNQRESLRSLWNILYRTGLNQKQILKLAAKQGLTVEGCPLPSSSPESAMQHGRLPPFMSFPSPQSQSSSSPSSCFFQQGFSTMSVLKNQHETPTICRQEHLSSYYMMSGCSPYSGDGKQWASGGSTPYFSTPETKSEQSPCSAERRTPYSGIEDFSRQRFVL, from the exons ATGCCCACCATCCGGGCTCCGGCTTCCAGGCAGACGGCCACGCTGCAG GTGGCCGTCAAGTGCAGGCCGCTGACCGACAACGAGAGCCGGCGCTCGCGGCACATCATACAAGTCATTGACGATAAG AATGTGGCCGTGTTGGACCCTGATGTCTCCAAGGGCTACCTCGACCTCATCCAAAACCGGACCAAGGAGAAGAGATATAGCTTCGATCACGTTTACGCACCTGGATGCTCCAATACG GATGTTTATAAGAATATCTCTCCCACAGTTTTGGGTGTAGTTCAAGGTCTTAATGTGACAGTCTTTGCCTATGGCTCTACTGGAAG TGGCAAAACATATACGATGGTTGGAAGCAGGAATGATCCTGGTCTTATGGTTCTTAGCTTCCGCACAATCTTTGATCAAATAAAAAAGGATGATAGTTCAGATACATTTGAAGTCTCATGTTCATACCTGGAAGTATACAATGAG GTTATCTATGATTTGCTTGAGAAATCCTCGGGTCACCTAGAGCTTCGTGAGGATCCCGAGCATGGCATAATAGTTGCTGGTTTAAGAAGAATTAAG GTCCATTCAGCAGATAAGATCCTTGAACTCTTGAACATAGGCAACAGCAGACGCAAGACAGAGAGCACGGAAGCAAACGCAACTTCTTCACG TTCACACGCTGTACTGGAGATTACTGTAAGACGCAAGCAGAAAGGAAAATATGGTAGTCAAGTTCTTCGTGGAAAGCTTGCCTTGGTTGATCTGGCGGGCAG TGAGAGGGCTACTGAAACGAACAATTTTGGCCAAAAGCTTAGAGATGGAGCAAACATTAATAAGTCACTCCTAGCGTTAGCAAATTGCATCAATGCCCTcggcaagcaaaataagaaaggtcTAGCATATGTTCCATATCGCAACAG CAAATTAACTCGAATTCTGAAGGATGGTCTGTCTGGTAATTCTCGAACTGTTATGATTGCCACAATATCACCAGCTGATGATCAGTATCATCACACTACCAATACACTCAAGTATGCGGATCGTGCTAAGGAGATAAAAACACATGTCCAT AAAAATATTGGAACGATCGATAATCATGTTGAAGACTACCAGAGGATGATAGAGAATCTCCAG GGTGAGGTCTCCCAGTTGAAAAAGGAATTAGCTGACAAGGAGCATCAGTTAAGCGTAAAACCTACTGAAAAGGCTGCAGATAATGAGCTATCTTGGCTAAATGTCTTGAGTCAGGAAACTGGTGAAAATGTTCAGGAACGCATAAATCTACAGAAGGCACTGTTTGAACTTGAAGAAACCAACAAGCGTAACCGGATGGAGCTCCAGCATCTTGACGGTGCAATTGCAAGACCGCAG GTGAATGAGAAGGATTATGCCCTTTTCCAAGCCTTAACATCAAGGAGGCAAGTTATTCTTGACAACATCCGTGACAATGACGAAGCTGGTGCTGGCTACAGAAAG GATATTGAACTGAATGAGAGTCGTAGGCGCCAACTCCAAGATATGATCGAGGAAGCTACTAGTAACAATGGGAACAGGACTTACCTTCAGATTCTCAGCCAATACAGGCTTCTG GGAATGAATAATGCTGAGCTTCAAATTGAGATGGCTATGCGGGACCAAGTAATACATAATCAGAGGGAATCTTTAAGGAGCCTATGGAACATTCTCTATAGAACAGGGCTAAATCAGAAACAGATTCTGAAGTTGGCTGCTAAGCAAGGATTAACTGTAGAAGGCTGTCCTTTGCCTAGCTCGAGCCCTGAATCTGCTATGCAACATGGAAGGCTACCACCATTCATGTCGTTTCCTAGTCCACAGTCacagtcttcttcttctccatctagtTGCTTTTTCCAACAAGGTTTCAGCACCATGTCTGTTCTCAAAAATCAACACGAAACACCTACCATCTGTAGGCAGGAACATCTCAGCTCTTACTACATGATGTCTGGCTGCTCGCCTTATTCTGGTGATGGAAAACAATGGGCAAGTGGAGGGTCAACGCCATACTTTTCTACCCCAGAAACGAAAAGCGAGCAATCGCCCTGCAGCGCCGAACGTCGCACCCCATATTCTGGAATCGAAGATTTCAGCCGGCAAA GATTCGTGCTCTAG
- the LOC123452444 gene encoding kinesin-like protein KIN-8B isoform X1 encodes MPTIRAPASRQTATLQVAVKCRPLTDNESRRSRHIIQVIDDKNVAVLDPDVSKGYLDLIQNRTKEKRYSFDHVYAPGCSNTDVYKNISPTVLGVVQGLNVTVFAYGSTGSGKTYTMVGSRNDPGLMVLSFRTIFDQIKKDDSSDTFEVSCSYLEVYNEVIYDLLEKSSGHLELREDPEHGIIVAGLRRIKVHSADKILELLNIGNSRRKTESTEANATSSRSHAVLEITVRRKQKGKYGSQVLRGKLALVDLAGSERATETNNFGQKLRDGANINKSLLALANCINALGKQNKKGLAYVPYRNSKLTRILKDGLSGNSRTVMIATISPADDQYHHTTNTLKYADRAKEIKTHVHKNIGTIDNHVEDYQRMIENLQGEVSQLKKELADKEHQLSVKPTEKAADNELSWLNVLSQETGENVQERINLQKALFELEETNKRNRMELQHLDGAIARPQVNEKDYALFQALTSRRQVILDNIRDNDEAGAGYRKDIELNESRRRQLQDMIEEATSNNGNRTYLQILSQYRLLGMNNAELQIEMAMRDQVIHNQRESLRSLWNILYRTGLNQKQILKLAAKQGLTVEGCPLPSSSPESAMQHGRLPPFMSFPSPQSQSSSSPSSCFFQQGFSTMSVLKNQHETPTICRQEHLSSYYMMSGCSPYSGDGKQWASGGSTPYFSTPETKSEQSPCSAERRTPYSGIEDFSRQSKDSCSRER; translated from the exons ATGCCCACCATCCGGGCTCCGGCTTCCAGGCAGACGGCCACGCTGCAG GTGGCCGTCAAGTGCAGGCCGCTGACCGACAACGAGAGCCGGCGCTCGCGGCACATCATACAAGTCATTGACGATAAG AATGTGGCCGTGTTGGACCCTGATGTCTCCAAGGGCTACCTCGACCTCATCCAAAACCGGACCAAGGAGAAGAGATATAGCTTCGATCACGTTTACGCACCTGGATGCTCCAATACG GATGTTTATAAGAATATCTCTCCCACAGTTTTGGGTGTAGTTCAAGGTCTTAATGTGACAGTCTTTGCCTATGGCTCTACTGGAAG TGGCAAAACATATACGATGGTTGGAAGCAGGAATGATCCTGGTCTTATGGTTCTTAGCTTCCGCACAATCTTTGATCAAATAAAAAAGGATGATAGTTCAGATACATTTGAAGTCTCATGTTCATACCTGGAAGTATACAATGAG GTTATCTATGATTTGCTTGAGAAATCCTCGGGTCACCTAGAGCTTCGTGAGGATCCCGAGCATGGCATAATAGTTGCTGGTTTAAGAAGAATTAAG GTCCATTCAGCAGATAAGATCCTTGAACTCTTGAACATAGGCAACAGCAGACGCAAGACAGAGAGCACGGAAGCAAACGCAACTTCTTCACG TTCACACGCTGTACTGGAGATTACTGTAAGACGCAAGCAGAAAGGAAAATATGGTAGTCAAGTTCTTCGTGGAAAGCTTGCCTTGGTTGATCTGGCGGGCAG TGAGAGGGCTACTGAAACGAACAATTTTGGCCAAAAGCTTAGAGATGGAGCAAACATTAATAAGTCACTCCTAGCGTTAGCAAATTGCATCAATGCCCTcggcaagcaaaataagaaaggtcTAGCATATGTTCCATATCGCAACAG CAAATTAACTCGAATTCTGAAGGATGGTCTGTCTGGTAATTCTCGAACTGTTATGATTGCCACAATATCACCAGCTGATGATCAGTATCATCACACTACCAATACACTCAAGTATGCGGATCGTGCTAAGGAGATAAAAACACATGTCCAT AAAAATATTGGAACGATCGATAATCATGTTGAAGACTACCAGAGGATGATAGAGAATCTCCAG GGTGAGGTCTCCCAGTTGAAAAAGGAATTAGCTGACAAGGAGCATCAGTTAAGCGTAAAACCTACTGAAAAGGCTGCAGATAATGAGCTATCTTGGCTAAATGTCTTGAGTCAGGAAACTGGTGAAAATGTTCAGGAACGCATAAATCTACAGAAGGCACTGTTTGAACTTGAAGAAACCAACAAGCGTAACCGGATGGAGCTCCAGCATCTTGACGGTGCAATTGCAAGACCGCAG GTGAATGAGAAGGATTATGCCCTTTTCCAAGCCTTAACATCAAGGAGGCAAGTTATTCTTGACAACATCCGTGACAATGACGAAGCTGGTGCTGGCTACAGAAAG GATATTGAACTGAATGAGAGTCGTAGGCGCCAACTCCAAGATATGATCGAGGAAGCTACTAGTAACAATGGGAACAGGACTTACCTTCAGATTCTCAGCCAATACAGGCTTCTG GGAATGAATAATGCTGAGCTTCAAATTGAGATGGCTATGCGGGACCAAGTAATACATAATCAGAGGGAATCTTTAAGGAGCCTATGGAACATTCTCTATAGAACAGGGCTAAATCAGAAACAGATTCTGAAGTTGGCTGCTAAGCAAGGATTAACTGTAGAAGGCTGTCCTTTGCCTAGCTCGAGCCCTGAATCTGCTATGCAACATGGAAGGCTACCACCATTCATGTCGTTTCCTAGTCCACAGTCacagtcttcttcttctccatctagtTGCTTTTTCCAACAAGGTTTCAGCACCATGTCTGTTCTCAAAAATCAACACGAAACACCTACCATCTGTAGGCAGGAACATCTCAGCTCTTACTACATGATGTCTGGCTGCTCGCCTTATTCTGGTGATGGAAAACAATGGGCAAGTGGAGGGTCAACGCCATACTTTTCTACCCCAGAAACGAAAAGCGAGCAATCGCCCTGCAGCGCCGAACGTCGCACCCCATATTCTGGAATCGAAGATTTCAGCCGGCAAAGTAAG GATTCGTGCTCTAGAGAAAGGTGA